Proteins from one Blattabacterium cuenoti genomic window:
- the rpsR gene encoding 30S ribosomal protein S18 yields the protein MILEEEHKNTKQQKIGDSDLRYLSPIKIETKVEKKYCFFQKRNIKYIDYKDPTFLIKFLNAQGKILPRRITGTLQKNQNKLNSAIKRCRQIGLLPFVTDDLR from the coding sequence ATGATATTAGAGGAAGAGCATAAAAATACAAAACAACAAAAAATAGGAGATAGTGATTTAAGATATTTATCTCCTATTAAAATAGAAACAAAAGTAGAAAAAAAATATTGTTTTTTTCAGAAAAGAAATATTAAATACATAGATTATAAAGATCCTACATTTTTAATTAAATTTCTGAATGCACAAGGTAAAATTTTGCCACGTCGTATAACAGGAACTTTGCAAAAAAATCAAAACAAATTAAATTCTGCTATAAAGAGATGTAGGCAAATTGGATTGTTACCTTTTGTTACAGATGATTTGAGATAA
- a CDS encoding bifunctional 3-deoxy-7-phosphoheptulonate synthase/chorismate mutase type II yields the protein MEKLNNSIDRSWIDELDKPLIISGPCSAESEQQILETANRLNPSYVKIFRAGIWKPRTKPNNFEGIGKKGLEWLRKVKKNMNFLTATEVANEEHVKLAISFEVDVLWIGARSTASPFTIQKIADALEGENNKIILVKNPIHPDIELWIGALERFVNKGIRKLGVIHRGFYTYKNSKYRNQPNWNLLFNFRDILPRIPIICDPSHICGNKKGIFDIAKKAYHFQYEGLMIESHCDPDHAWSDSKQQITPENLVKMLKELTYVRKCDQKNQKDLDSFRIIIDEIDENIIALLAERMNISKELGSWKKSTDVAVFQPNRWENIMEKSIVLGKSLGISEELLEGIFKLLHQESIKIQNQIR from the coding sequence ATGGAAAAACTGAATAATAGTATAGATAGATCCTGGATTGATGAATTAGATAAACCTTTAATTATATCTGGTCCTTGTAGTGCAGAAAGTGAACAACAAATATTAGAAACAGCAAACAGGTTGAATCCTTCCTATGTTAAAATATTTCGAGCAGGAATATGGAAACCTAGAACAAAACCAAATAATTTTGAAGGGATTGGGAAAAAAGGACTTGAATGGCTTCGTAAGGTTAAAAAAAATATGAATTTTCTGACAGCCACAGAAGTAGCTAATGAAGAGCACGTTAAACTAGCTATTTCTTTTGAAGTAGACGTTCTTTGGATAGGAGCCAGAAGTACAGCTAGTCCTTTCACTATTCAAAAAATAGCGGATGCTTTAGAAGGAGAAAATAATAAAATTATTTTGGTAAAAAACCCAATTCATCCTGATATAGAATTATGGATAGGAGCGTTAGAACGTTTTGTAAATAAAGGTATTAGAAAATTGGGCGTTATCCATCGTGGTTTTTATACCTACAAAAACTCTAAATATCGTAATCAACCTAATTGGAATCTTTTGTTCAATTTTAGGGATATTCTTCCTAGAATACCAATAATATGTGATCCTTCACACATTTGTGGAAATAAAAAGGGAATTTTCGATATAGCAAAAAAAGCATATCATTTTCAATATGAAGGATTAATGATAGAAAGTCATTGTGATCCTGATCATGCTTGGAGTGATTCTAAGCAACAAATCACTCCTGAAAATCTTGTAAAAATGTTAAAAGAATTAACATATGTCAGAAAATGTGATCAAAAAAATCAAAAAGATTTAGACTCTTTTAGAATTATTATTGATGAAATAGATGAAAATATTATCGCGCTTCTAGCAGAAAGAATGAATATTTCAAAAGAATTAGGATCTTGGAAAAAATCTACAGATGTAGCTGTTTTTCAACCAAACAGATGGGAAAATATCATGGAAAAATCTATTGTATTAGGAAAAAGTTTAGGAATTTCTGAGGAATTACTTGAAGGGATTTTTAAACTCTTGCATCAAGAATCTATCAAAATTCAAAATCAAATAAGGTAA
- a CDS encoding prephenate dehydratase codes for MKKIAIQGVKGCFHHAAVSRYFEGCNYNLMECSSFRELAVSVARSNVDIGVMAIENTIAGTILTNYSLLSKYNLKIVGEIYMPIQHHLMAYPGQNIENIKEIYSHPMAILQCELFIDAHPYIKISEYSDTAAAAKYISICKKEGIAAIASEKAAKEYGLEIISKNIQTITSNFTRFFIIKNCYKKENNFFNKASLRFKIFHTTGSLSQILSLISSLGINMTKIQSIPIIQRPWEYSFYVDIIFNNMNSYEKMKKRIQEIPCLHKLSIMGEYKNGIIRS; via the coding sequence ATGAAAAAAATAGCTATACAAGGCGTGAAAGGATGTTTTCATCATGCAGCCGTTTCCAGATATTTTGAGGGATGTAATTATAATTTAATGGAGTGTTCTTCTTTCAGGGAACTAGCTGTTTCCGTTGCAAGATCCAATGTAGATATTGGGGTTATGGCTATAGAAAATACCATAGCGGGTACAATATTGACTAATTACAGTCTTTTGTCTAAATATAATTTGAAAATAGTAGGGGAAATTTATATGCCCATACAACATCATCTCATGGCTTATCCAGGACAAAATATAGAAAATATTAAAGAAATTTATTCTCATCCTATGGCTATTTTACAATGTGAATTATTCATAGATGCGCATCCTTATATAAAAATATCCGAATATTCAGATACAGCTGCTGCAGCTAAATATATATCCATATGTAAAAAGGAAGGAATAGCGGCCATAGCATCTGAAAAAGCAGCTAAAGAATATGGATTAGAAATAATATCTAAGAATATACAGACTATTACAAGTAATTTTACTAGATTTTTTATCATTAAAAATTGTTACAAGAAAGAAAATAATTTTTTTAATAAAGCTTCATTAAGATTCAAAATATTTCATACTACTGGAAGTTTATCTCAGATTTTGAGTCTTATATCTAGTCTTGGAATAAATATGACTAAAATACAATCCATCCCTATAATACAAAGACCTTGGGAGTATTCGTTTTATGTAGATATTATATTCAATAATATGAATTCTTATGAAAAAATGAAAAAACGTATTCAAGAAATACCCTGTCTTCATAAATTATCTATTATGGGAGAATATAAAAATGGTATAATTAGATCTTAA
- the rpe gene encoding ribulose-phosphate 3-epimerase — protein sequence MKKIIAPSLLSANLAFLHREIEMLNESEADWFHIDIMDSSFVSNISFGSLFTKHVKKYANKPIDVHLMILQPESYIEQLKDSGADHLHIHYEASIHLNKTISSIKEYGMKVGVAVNPHTPIFLLQDIIKDLDFVLLMSVNPGSSGQKFIKQTYQKLEDTKDLILKKNSSALIEVDGGINLENASYLFRNGADILVAGTTIFSNSNPKKIIHKMKFCNNDF from the coding sequence ATGAAAAAAATTATAGCTCCATCCTTGCTCTCAGCAAATTTAGCGTTTTTGCATCGTGAAATAGAAATGCTGAATGAAAGTGAAGCAGATTGGTTTCATATTGACATTATGGATTCCTCTTTCGTATCTAATATTTCTTTTGGATCATTATTTACCAAACATGTCAAAAAGTATGCGAATAAACCTATCGATGTTCATTTAATGATATTACAACCAGAATCATACATTGAACAATTGAAAGATTCTGGAGCAGATCATTTACACATTCATTACGAAGCCTCTATACACTTAAATAAAACTATTTCTTCTATTAAAGAATATGGAATGAAAGTAGGTGTAGCTGTAAATCCACATACTCCAATTTTTCTTTTGCAAGATATTATTAAAGATCTAGATTTTGTTTTATTGATGAGTGTAAATCCTGGTTCTAGCGGGCAAAAGTTTATTAAACAAACATATCAAAAGTTAGAAGATACTAAAGATTTGATCTTAAAGAAGAATTCTTCTGCTCTTATAGAAGTAGATGGAGGAATTAATTTAGAAAATGCTTCTTATTTATTCAGAAATGGAGCAGATATATTAGTAGCAGGAACTACTATTTTTTCTAATTCTAATCCAAAAAAAATTATTCATAAAATGAAATTTTGTAATAATGATTTCTAA
- a CDS encoding enoyl-ACP reductase FabI, translating to MYYNLLKGKKGIIFGALDENSIAWKVAERAYEEKASFVLTNTPASLRIGKIHELSNKTKSIVIPADATSISDLNILFEKTLDHFGGKIDFLLHSIAMSMNIRKGLNYTSLNYEFLRKGWEISAVSYHKIMQTAWNKKAMNKWGSIVALTYIASQRSFPFYGDMSDYKSYLESITRNFGYYWGVKEKVRVNTVSQSPSLTRAAKAIEDFHKFFIFSGKMSPLGNASAQDCANYIITLFSDLTRKVTMQNLYHDGGFSNTGISEYIIS from the coding sequence ATGTATTACAATTTATTGAAAGGAAAAAAAGGAATTATATTTGGAGCATTGGATGAAAATTCTATTGCTTGGAAGGTTGCAGAACGTGCTTATGAAGAAAAAGCCTCTTTTGTATTAACTAATACACCAGCTTCTTTAAGAATTGGAAAAATTCATGAGTTATCTAACAAAACAAAATCTATTGTAATACCGGCAGATGCCACTTCTATATCAGATCTTAATATTTTGTTTGAAAAAACATTAGATCATTTTGGAGGAAAAATAGATTTTTTGTTGCATTCTATAGCTATGTCTATGAATATCCGAAAAGGATTGAATTATACCTCTCTAAATTATGAATTTTTAAGAAAAGGATGGGAAATATCTGCCGTTTCTTATCATAAGATAATGCAAACTGCTTGGAATAAAAAAGCGATGAATAAGTGGGGGTCTATTGTTGCTCTAACATATATTGCTTCTCAACGAAGTTTTCCATTTTATGGAGATATGTCTGACTATAAATCTTACTTAGAAAGTATCACACGTAATTTTGGTTATTATTGGGGAGTAAAAGAAAAAGTTAGGGTTAATACTGTATCACAGTCTCCTAGTCTAACTAGAGCAGCAAAAGCTATAGAAGATTTTCATAAATTTTTTATTTTTTCAGGAAAAATGTCTCCATTAGGAAACGCTTCTGCACAAGATTGTGCAAACTATATAATTACACTTTTTTCAGATTTAACAAGAAAAGTAACGATGCAAAACTTGTATCATGATGGAGGGTTTTCTAATACTGGAATTAGTGAATATATAATTTCATAA
- a CDS encoding Nramp family divalent metal transporter produces MQKKKSYPYPEWRGWRKENKTPSLSEVFSSVSVPQKKGIWKKLFAFTGPGLLIAVGYMDPGNWATDIAGGAKFGYMLLSVIFISNFFAIILQHLALKLGIVCERDLAQACRDHYPPFISFILWILCEISIAACDLAEIIGSVLALKLLFGIPITWGVLITVVDVLIILFFQYKGFRYIESVVAALIFTILVCFSFEIISSKPEIFPILQGIIPNIEIIKNSHSFYISIGILGATVMPHNLYLHSSIIQTRDYPRTTIGKKMAIKYATIDSTLSLSLAFFINAAILIISAATFHRSGYTEVADIMHAHKLLTPILGSSLAGVFFALALLASGQNSTLTGTLAGQIVMEGFLNIQLKPWIRRLITRLIAIVPAMIVSIFYGEKGTAELLIISQIILSIQLSFAIIPLVYFTGDYEKMGPFANGPILKLSSWLITMIIILLNIFLLYDILH; encoded by the coding sequence ATGCAAAAAAAAAAATCATATCCATATCCAGAATGGAGAGGATGGAGAAAAGAGAACAAAACCCCTTCCCTTTCGGAAGTTTTTTCTTCCGTTTCTGTTCCTCAAAAAAAAGGAATATGGAAAAAACTTTTTGCTTTTACTGGTCCAGGATTATTAATTGCTGTAGGGTATATGGATCCAGGAAATTGGGCTACAGATATCGCTGGAGGGGCAAAGTTTGGTTATATGCTTTTATCCGTTATTTTTATATCCAATTTTTTCGCTATTATATTACAACATTTAGCTTTAAAATTAGGAATTGTTTGTGAGAGAGATTTAGCACAAGCTTGTAGAGACCATTATCCACCCTTTATTAGTTTTATATTATGGATTCTGTGCGAAATATCTATTGCAGCTTGTGACTTGGCTGAAATTATTGGTTCTGTATTAGCCTTAAAACTACTTTTTGGAATTCCCATTACATGGGGTGTTCTAATTACAGTTGTTGATGTTTTAATTATTTTATTTTTTCAATATAAAGGATTTAGATATATTGAAAGTGTGGTTGCTGCTTTAATATTTACAATTTTAGTTTGTTTTAGTTTTGAAATTATTAGTTCAAAACCGGAAATATTTCCCATATTACAAGGCATTATTCCTAATATAGAAATAATTAAAAATTCACATTCTTTTTATATATCCATTGGTATATTAGGTGCCACAGTAATGCCTCACAATCTTTACCTTCATTCCAGCATTATACAAACTAGAGATTATCCACGTACTACTATAGGTAAAAAAATGGCTATAAAATATGCAACAATAGATAGTACATTATCTTTATCCTTAGCATTTTTTATTAATGCTGCTATACTAATCATATCTGCTGCCACTTTTCACAGATCTGGATATACAGAAGTAGCAGATATTATGCATGCACACAAACTTTTAACTCCTATACTTGGCTCTAGCCTTGCTGGAGTTTTTTTTGCATTAGCTTTGCTAGCATCAGGACAAAATTCCACATTAACTGGAACTTTAGCTGGACAAATAGTTATGGAAGGATTTCTAAATATCCAATTAAAACCTTGGATAAGAAGATTAATAACAAGACTTATAGCTATTGTTCCAGCTATGATCGTTTCTATTTTTTATGGAGAAAAAGGAACAGCCGAATTATTAATAATAAGTCAAATAATTTTATCAATACAATTAAGTTTTGCTATTATTCCATTAGTGTATTTTACAGGAGATTATGAAAAAATGGGACCATTTGCAAATGGTCCCATTCTCAAATTATCATCGTGGTTAATCACGATGATAATTATATTATTAAATATATTTTTATTGTATGATATTTTACATTAA
- the rplI gene encoding 50S ribosomal protein L9 has protein sequence MKILLKKDVENLGFQYDELDVKPGYARNYLIPKGYAVLALPGIIKDTREILNQRSKKENFLVEKSKKIEDELRKLTIKIPVKVGKGGKFFGSINNQKIMKILKDKGIPIDKKFIRIPGNKVIKTIGKHQVSIRLHHKHDFTLNFEVLASS, from the coding sequence ATGAAAATTCTTTTAAAAAAAGACGTAGAAAACTTAGGGTTTCAATATGATGAATTAGATGTTAAACCTGGTTATGCTAGAAATTATTTAATTCCTAAGGGATATGCTGTTTTAGCGTTACCTGGAATTATAAAAGATACTCGTGAAATTTTGAATCAACGTTCTAAAAAAGAAAATTTTCTAGTTGAAAAGTCAAAAAAAATAGAAGATGAGTTAAGAAAATTAACTATTAAAATACCAGTTAAAGTGGGAAAAGGAGGAAAATTTTTTGGTTCTATTAATAATCAAAAGATTATGAAAATTTTGAAGGATAAAGGAATTCCTATAGATAAAAAATTTATTAGAATTCCCGGGAATAAAGTCATTAAAACAATAGGAAAACATCAAGTAAGTATCCGATTACATCACAAACATGATTTTACGTTAAATTTTGAAGTATTAGCTTCCTCTTAA
- the dnaG gene encoding DNA primase — MISKKTIKKILSVSCIEDIIGDFVELKKSGLNYRGLSPFSNEKTPSFIVSPIKKIWKDFSSGKGGNIITFLMEHEHFTYVESLHYLAKKYNIQIEYIEKFSKSKIDIDHEENEKLYLIQDYAKRFFINQLFFTKEGQKNGFNYLTQKRGFNMKIIHKFELGYAPLSWSFFTNKALEKGFKIRYLKKSGFTVSRKYYNNDCFRQRVMFPIHNLSGKVIGFGGRSIDSSYSCSTTKYINSSESDIFQKGKILYGLFQAKRNILKEDLCYLVEGYTDVLSLHQSGIKNVVSSSGISLTVDQILLIKKFTKNIVLFYDGDSSGIKASLRGINMILEQGMNLRILFISNGEDPDSISKKYSRSRLRYFLVKSSYNFVSFKQKIYGKFHKDDPIKKSFFVLNILNSISKISNLLQKELYLQEASKILRIRQEILIHELEKINKKNEQKIHKIQVIKDKKNNQTPLILILEEKLIQLILNYGDKIIEKEKCNTTVLEEILHAFKYWNLRFSSKKNKVIFDKICLQKGGTGSSNLKSDTDDKGEKNFYPLSKWDKKGIKVPSQEDHIYQYIIDIILKYKSLCISKLIKKEIIHHNITKNDDRKYFLKKIIDLTNIKNELHKKLHRYV; from the coding sequence ATGATTTCTAAAAAAACTATAAAAAAAATACTTTCTGTTTCTTGTATAGAAGACATTATTGGAGATTTTGTAGAGTTAAAAAAAAGTGGTTTAAATTATAGGGGACTTAGTCCTTTTTCTAATGAAAAAACACCTTCTTTTATAGTTTCTCCTATAAAAAAAATATGGAAGGATTTTAGTTCTGGAAAAGGTGGCAATATTATTACTTTTCTTATGGAGCATGAACATTTTACTTATGTTGAATCATTACATTATCTTGCTAAAAAATATAATATTCAAATTGAATATATAGAAAAATTTAGCAAAAGTAAAATAGATATAGATCATGAAGAAAATGAAAAATTATACTTGATACAGGATTATGCAAAACGTTTTTTCATAAATCAATTATTTTTTACTAAAGAGGGACAAAAAAATGGATTCAATTATCTGACTCAAAAAAGAGGTTTTAATATGAAAATAATTCATAAATTTGAACTAGGATATGCTCCTCTTTCTTGGAGTTTTTTCACTAACAAAGCCTTAGAAAAAGGATTTAAAATACGGTATCTAAAAAAATCTGGTTTTACTGTATCTAGGAAATATTATAATAATGATTGTTTTCGTCAACGTGTGATGTTTCCAATACATAATTTATCAGGAAAAGTGATAGGTTTTGGGGGAAGAAGTATTGATTCTAGCTATTCATGTTCTACAACAAAATATATCAATTCATCAGAAAGTGATATTTTTCAAAAAGGTAAAATATTATATGGATTATTCCAAGCTAAAAGAAATATCCTCAAAGAGGACCTTTGTTATTTAGTAGAAGGATATACAGATGTTCTTTCTTTACATCAGTCTGGAATAAAAAATGTAGTATCTTCTTCTGGAATTTCACTGACTGTTGATCAAATACTATTGATAAAAAAATTTACGAAAAATATAGTTCTTTTTTATGATGGGGATAGTTCTGGAATTAAAGCCTCTTTAAGAGGAATTAATATGATATTGGAACAAGGGATGAATTTACGTATATTATTTATTTCTAACGGAGAAGATCCAGATTCTATATCTAAAAAGTATTCTCGTTCTAGACTAAGATATTTTTTGGTGAAAAGTAGTTATAATTTCGTTTCTTTTAAACAAAAAATATATGGAAAATTCCATAAAGATGATCCCATTAAAAAATCATTTTTTGTTTTAAACATTTTAAATAGTATTTCAAAAATATCCAATCTTCTTCAAAAAGAATTATACTTACAAGAAGCTTCCAAAATCCTTAGAATTCGTCAAGAAATTTTAATTCATGAATTGGAAAAAATCAACAAAAAAAATGAACAAAAAATTCATAAAATTCAAGTAATTAAGGATAAAAAAAACAATCAAACCCCTCTTATTCTTATTCTTGAAGAGAAATTAATTCAATTGATTTTAAATTATGGAGATAAAATAATAGAAAAAGAAAAATGCAATACAACAGTTTTGGAAGAAATATTGCATGCCTTCAAATATTGGAATTTACGTTTTTCTTCGAAAAAAAATAAAGTAATTTTTGATAAAATTTGTTTACAAAAGGGGGGAACAGGTTCTTCAAACTTGAAGAGTGATACTGATGATAAAGGAGAAAAAAATTTTTATCCATTATCTAAATGGGATAAAAAAGGAATAAAAGTTCCTTCTCAAGAAGATCATATTTATCAATATATAATTGATATTATATTGAAATATAAATCTTTATGTATTTCAAAATTGATTAAAAAAGAAATAATTCATCATAATATAACAAAAAACGATGATAGAAAATACTTTCTCAAAAAAATCATAGATTTAACAAATATAAAAAATGAACTTCATAAAAAGTTACATAGATATGTGTAA
- the metK gene encoding methionine adenosyltransferase, whose translation MAYLFTSESVSEGHPDKISDQISDSILDHFLAYDSNAKVAIETLVTTGQIILAGEVNSKIWVNVQKVARNILRKIGYTKNEYRFNADSCGIISAIQEQSSDLLEGIIRSKKEDQGSGDQGIVFGYAVKETENYMPLTLEISHHILKELSLIRSEGEKMTYLRPDAKSQVTLEYSEKNVPVHVHAIVISTQHDEFDTKERMQKRIIYDVINILIPRVIENIPLKNGKKLFTDRTKYYINPTGKFVTGGPHGDTGLTGRKIIVDTYGGRGSHGGGAFSGKDPSKMDRSGAYAARHIAKNIVAAGISDELLIQISYAAGISKPIGIFVNNYGKSKIDNEEIALNINKIFDLCPYAIEKRLKLRNPIYEETSVYGHMGKTPSKVYKYFLDIEGNKKKQEVELFTWEKLDYLPVIKEIFNHSKN comes from the coding sequence ATGGCTTATTTGTTTACCAGCGAATCTGTCTCAGAAGGTCATCCTGATAAAATTTCAGACCAAATATCGGACTCTATATTAGATCACTTTTTAGCGTATGATTCCAATGCAAAGGTAGCTATAGAAACTTTAGTGACCACTGGACAAATCATATTAGCTGGAGAAGTAAATTCTAAAATTTGGGTAAATGTTCAAAAAGTAGCTCGTAATATCCTAAGGAAAATAGGATATACTAAAAATGAATATAGATTTAATGCAGATTCTTGTGGAATTATTTCTGCTATTCAAGAGCAGTCTTCGGATCTATTGGAAGGGATTATTCGATCAAAAAAAGAAGATCAAGGATCTGGAGATCAAGGAATAGTGTTTGGTTATGCTGTGAAAGAAACGGAAAATTATATGCCTCTTACATTAGAGATCTCCCATCATATATTAAAGGAACTATCCTTAATTAGAAGTGAAGGAGAAAAAATGACTTACTTACGTCCAGATGCAAAATCACAAGTTACTTTGGAATATTCGGAAAAAAATGTACCTGTGCATGTTCACGCTATAGTGATTTCCACTCAGCATGATGAATTCGATACAAAAGAAAGAATGCAAAAACGTATCATTTATGATGTAATCAACATACTTATTCCAAGGGTAATAGAAAATATTCCATTAAAAAATGGAAAAAAATTATTTACGGATAGAACAAAATATTACATAAATCCTACAGGAAAGTTTGTTACTGGAGGACCTCATGGTGATACTGGACTAACAGGGAGAAAGATTATAGTAGATACTTATGGTGGAAGAGGATCTCATGGAGGAGGAGCTTTTTCTGGAAAGGATCCATCTAAGATGGACAGGTCTGGAGCCTATGCAGCTAGACATATAGCTAAAAATATTGTTGCTGCAGGAATTTCAGATGAATTACTAATACAAATATCCTATGCAGCAGGAATTTCAAAACCGATTGGTATTTTTGTCAATAACTATGGTAAATCAAAGATCGATAATGAAGAAATTGCTTTGAATATAAATAAAATTTTTGATTTATGTCCTTATGCTATAGAAAAGAGATTGAAATTGCGTAATCCAATATATGAAGAAACATCTGTCTATGGACATATGGGAAAAACTCCAAGCAAAGTGTATAAATATTTTTTGGATATAGAAGGAAATAAAAAAAAACAAGAAGTGGAACTTTTTACATGGGAAAAGTTGGATTATTTGCCTGTCATTAAGGAAATTTTTAATCATTCAAAAAATTAG
- a CDS encoding pyridoxal phosphate-dependent aminotransferase, whose product MIVAAKKMNQISEYFFSEKMKEINDLEKKGAKVINLGIGNPDLLPPKGVINEMKKASVLKTANTYQSYIGIEEFRNAISNWYGKKYKVNVDPRSEILPLMGSKEGIMHISMSYLDKGDKVLVPNPGYPTYSSVSKLLEAEIIYYNLYEDENWYPNIHLLEKMNDLKKVKIMWVNYPHMPTGATITLDKLEELVLFSKKNRILLVHDNPYSFILNNEPPLSIFNVKGAKNIALELNSLSKSYNMPGWRVGMIIGKKEFIRNILKVKSQMDSGMYYPLQIASIEAMNNDLKWFNKLNREYLQRRKIIWEICDYLNLKYMKKSSGIFVWARITGSEKNDYIWSNEFLKNHHIFITPGRVFGNNGKGYVRFSMCCPVKILEQAKNRIFS is encoded by the coding sequence ATGATTGTAGCAGCAAAAAAAATGAATCAAATATCGGAATACTTTTTTTCCGAAAAAATGAAGGAAATTAATGATCTTGAAAAAAAAGGTGCAAAAGTCATTAATTTGGGGATTGGAAATCCAGATTTACTTCCTCCAAAAGGAGTGATAAATGAAATGAAAAAAGCATCAGTTCTTAAAACTGCAAATACTTATCAGAGTTATATTGGAATAGAAGAATTCCGTAATGCTATTTCTAATTGGTATGGAAAGAAATATAAAGTGAATGTAGATCCTAGAAGTGAGATTCTTCCATTAATGGGTTCTAAGGAAGGAATTATGCATATAAGTATGTCTTATTTAGATAAAGGCGACAAGGTATTAGTTCCAAACCCTGGATATCCTACTTATTCTTCTGTATCAAAACTTCTAGAAGCAGAAATTATTTATTATAATCTTTATGAAGATGAAAATTGGTATCCTAATATTCATTTGTTAGAAAAAATGAACGACCTTAAGAAGGTAAAGATTATGTGGGTTAATTACCCTCACATGCCTACGGGTGCAACAATCACTTTGGATAAGTTAGAAGAACTTGTTTTGTTTTCGAAAAAAAATCGTATTTTACTTGTTCACGATAATCCTTATAGTTTCATATTGAATAATGAACCTCCTTTAAGCATTTTTAATGTAAAAGGAGCTAAAAATATAGCTTTAGAATTGAATTCGTTAAGCAAAAGTTACAATATGCCAGGATGGCGTGTTGGAATGATAATAGGAAAAAAAGAATTTATTCGGAATATACTAAAAGTGAAAAGTCAAATGGATTCTGGTATGTACTATCCCTTACAAATTGCTTCTATAGAAGCTATGAATAACGATTTAAAGTGGTTTAATAAACTTAATAGAGAATATCTTCAACGAAGAAAAATCATATGGGAAATATGTGATTATCTAAACTTAAAATATATGAAAAAAAGTTCCGGAATCTTTGTTTGGGCAAGAATAACCGGTTCTGAAAAAAATGATTATATATGGTCGAATGAATTTCTCAAAAACCATCACATATTTATTACACCTGGAAGAGTTTTTGGGAATAATGGAAAAGGATATGTAAGGTTTTCTATGTGTTGTCCGGTAAAAATTTTGGAACAAGCAAAAAATAGAATTTTTTCATGA
- a CDS encoding prephenate dehydrogenase has product MNIGIIGLGLIGGSIGLRLRKSNFGDKFIGTDLNQENASYAVKLGIIDEIIPLQDLIMQSSVIVLSIPVDGIKKILPIILNRIHSDTVILDTGSTKYDICNRVSSHPKRSRFVATHPIAGVENSGPISAHSDLFYQKNCIICDYEMSDPEAIFIAKKIYSIMEMRMIYMNSKVHDLYIAYISHLPHVVSFSLARTVLKKFKNEEKIFNNMMGSGLDSTTRLAKSNPETWLPIFISNRDNMIQAINFYIDHLKIFRNHLINNEFNKINQYMKKANDIKDKKYV; this is encoded by the coding sequence ATGAATATTGGAATTATAGGATTAGGGTTAATTGGCGGATCCATTGGTTTAAGATTGCGAAAATCCAATTTTGGAGACAAATTTATAGGAACAGATTTGAATCAGGAAAATGCTTCATATGCTGTGAAACTTGGAATTATAGACGAAATAATTCCTTTACAGGATCTTATTATGCAATCTTCAGTAATTGTTTTATCTATCCCCGTAGATGGAATAAAAAAAATACTTCCAATTATCCTTAATAGAATACATTCGGATACAGTAATTTTAGATACTGGATCTACTAAATATGATATTTGTAATAGGGTTTCCTCTCATCCAAAAAGAAGTCGTTTTGTAGCTACACATCCTATTGCAGGAGTTGAAAATTCTGGCCCTATTTCCGCCCATTCGGATCTTTTTTATCAAAAAAATTGTATTATATGTGATTATGAGATGAGTGATCCAGAGGCAATTTTTATTGCGAAAAAGATTTATTCGATTATGGAAATGCGAATGATTTATATGAACTCTAAAGTTCATGATTTATATATTGCTTATATATCTCATTTACCTCATGTAGTTTCCTTTTCTTTAGCTAGAACAGTTTTAAAAAAATTTAAAAATGAAGAAAAAATTTTTAATAACATGATGGGAAGTGGATTAGATTCAACTACACGTTTAGCAAAAAGTAATCCTGAAACGTGGTTACCTATTTTTATTTCTAATAGGGATAATATGATTCAAGCTATAAATTTTTATATTGATCATTTAAAAATATTTCGTAATCATTTAATAAATAATGAGTTTAACAAAATAAATCAATATATGAAAAAAGCGAACGATATAAAAGATAAAAAATATGTGTAA